The following proteins are encoded in a genomic region of Trichoplusia ni isolate ovarian cell line Hi5 chromosome 18, tn1, whole genome shotgun sequence:
- the LOC113502846 gene encoding uncharacterized protein LOC113502846 isoform X2 produces MKPYRRNNKIFMVELRTATRLGRVRVLAREFAGDVRSLWRYGAPFPTFLKLIGTLILCLLVVLPLIYPVFILIITYFTYESLFLSWWVDEPWRFFPTTIARRALSAAFRPASPPDVWKVREVLTRGILLAHSLATSVDYLCVMQGLLDEA; encoded by the exons ATGAAACCATATCGCCGGAACAACAAAATTTTTATGGTTGAA CTACGCACGGCGACAAGGCTGGGGCGCGTGCGCGTGCTGGCCCGAGAGTTCGCGGGCGACGTGCGCTCCCTGTGGCGGTACGGAGCGCCCTTCCCCACCTTCCTCAAACTCATCGGCACGCTCATCCTCTGTCTGCTCGTCGTGCTGCCCCTCATATACCCCGTGTTCATCCTGATCATCACCTACTTTACATATGAAAGTCTTTTCTTGAG CTGGTGGGTGGACGAGCCGTGGCGGTTCTTTCCGACGACGATAGCGCGGCGCGCTCTCTCCGCCGCGTTCAGGCCGGCGAGCCCTCCAGACGTGTGGAAGGTGCGAGAGGTCCTCACCCGCGGCATCCTGCTCGCGCACTCCCTCGCCACCTCCGTCGACTACCTGTGCGTCATGCAGGGATTACTCGATGAAGCCTAG
- the LOC113502866 gene encoding clavesin-1-like has protein sequence MSIKGISLEDELKKKTGITPQDIQKLRDWLGTQPHLPGDYITDMDLALIYHCCDRSAEVSKQVLDLHYTLRTLFTSFFKDRVMDDKIEKNLQYVLLQPLQTRSREDDAVLYCRLLDYEPKNFDFAKSLRLVLMILDLWQFEEGTWPGFVLIFDLDGLKLGHLAKLDVQSIQQFLYYLQEAMLVKVRGLHFLNAPSFMDRLMMMIKPFMKKELIDVLLIHQIGAKTLDKHVPMAGLPKGAGGEFKSFDELRDETIARLKANKQFFVEENKKRVVEAKRPGKPKTISDIFGGVEGSFKKLDID, from the exons ATGTCGATCAAGGGGATAAGTCTGGAGGATGAGCTGAAGAAGAAGACAGGGATCACTCCTCAGGACATACAGAAGCTGAGGGACTGGCTCGGCACGCAGCCGCACCTGCCAGGCGATTACATCACAG ACATGGATTTGGCGCTGATCTACCATTGCTGCGACCGCAGCGCCGAAGTGTCAAAGCAAGTTCTCGACCTGCACTACACGCTGCGAACACTCTTTACCAGCTTCTTCAAAGACAGAGTCATGGATGACAAGATTGAAAAGAACCTGCAATATGT ATTGCTGCAACCGCTTCAGACTCGCTCGAGGGAGGACGATGCTGTATTGTATTGCAGATTGTTGGACTATGAAcctaaaaactttgattttgcaaaatctcttag GTTAGTGCTGATGATCCTAGACCTGTGGCAGTTCGAGGAGGGCACGTGGCCAGGCTTCGTGCTAATCTTTGACCTGGACGGGCTCAAGCTGGGACATTTGGCTAAGCTTGACGTGCAATCCATTCAGCAGTTCCTCTACTATTTACAG GAAGCTATGTTAGTAAAAGTGCGAGGACTTCACTTCCTGAACGCACCATCTTTCATGGACCGGCTCATGATGATGATCAAGCCGTTTATGAAAAAGGAGCTCATCGACGTGCTGCTCATTCACCAAATCGGAGCCAAAACCCTGGACAAGCACGTGCCCATGGCCGGCTTGCCGAAGGGCGCCGGTGGAGAGTTCAAAAGCTTTGATGAACTTAGAG ACGAAACAATTGCAAGATTAAAGGCAAACAAACAGTTCTTCGTGGAAGAGAACAAGAAGCGAGTGGTGGAGGCGAAGCGGCCCGGCAAGCCGAAGACCATCTCCGACATCTTCGGCGGAGTGGAGGGTTCCTTCAAGAAGCTCGATATCGACTGA
- the LOC113502867 gene encoding 60S acidic ribosomal protein P2-like, with product MRYVAAYLLAVLGGKVNPAAADVEKILSSVGIEADGEKLKKVIAELTGKNVEELIEQGREKLSSMPVGGAAPAAAGGAAPAAAAAEEKKEEEAKKEESESEDDDMGFGLFD from the exons ATGCGTTACGTGGCCGCGTATTTACTGGCTGTGCTCGGCGGTAAGGTGAACCCCGCAGCAGCGGACGTTGAGAAGATCCTCAGCTCCGTGGGTATCGAAGCCGACGGCGAGAAGCTGAAGAAGGTCATTGCTGAGCTCACCGGCAAGAATGTCGAGGAGCTGATCGAGCAGGGCCGCGAGAAGCTGTCCTCCATGCCTGTGGGTGGCGCTGCCCCCGCTGCCGCTGGAGGCGCTGCGCCCGCTGCTGCTGCCGCCGAAGAGAAGAAAG AAGAGGAAGCCAAGAAGGAGGAGTCTGAGTCGGAAGACGATGACATGGGCTTCGGTCTGTTCGACTAA
- the LOC113502846 gene encoding uncharacterized protein LOC113502846 isoform X1: MKPYRRNNKIFMVEQLRTATRLGRVRVLAREFAGDVRSLWRYGAPFPTFLKLIGTLILCLLVVLPLIYPVFILIITYFTYESLFLSWWVDEPWRFFPTTIARRALSAAFRPASPPDVWKVREVLTRGILLAHSLATSVDYLCVMQGLLDEA, translated from the exons ATGAAACCATATCGCCGGAACAACAAAATTTTTATGGTTGAA CAGCTACGCACGGCGACAAGGCTGGGGCGCGTGCGCGTGCTGGCCCGAGAGTTCGCGGGCGACGTGCGCTCCCTGTGGCGGTACGGAGCGCCCTTCCCCACCTTCCTCAAACTCATCGGCACGCTCATCCTCTGTCTGCTCGTCGTGCTGCCCCTCATATACCCCGTGTTCATCCTGATCATCACCTACTTTACATATGAAAGTCTTTTCTTGAG CTGGTGGGTGGACGAGCCGTGGCGGTTCTTTCCGACGACGATAGCGCGGCGCGCTCTCTCCGCCGCGTTCAGGCCGGCGAGCCCTCCAGACGTGTGGAAGGTGCGAGAGGTCCTCACCCGCGGCATCCTGCTCGCGCACTCCCTCGCCACCTCCGTCGACTACCTGTGCGTCATGCAGGGATTACTCGATGAAGCCTAG
- the LOC113502939 gene encoding cytochrome P450 4C1-like, whose product MLPYLIGTLVLLCVINILLNYNERARLIKKIPGPKDDFLFGNALTIIRSPVEIMKMGREFAATFDGIFRLWIFPYSAVVIYNPEDVEIVMSGMKHSDKSIIYSIMKPWLRDGLLLSKGEKWHDRRKILTPAFHFNILKQYCEIFERNSERLIDNLKRSPGKAIDVVPVLSEFTLHSICETSMGTQLGDDTTEAKSYKNAIYDLGSIFYERLVRIYLYVDFLFYLTPWGRKQKKHLKAVHSFTENVIEQRKEYIEKNGINFNEQLDDDDSFVYKKKKKTAMLDLLLSAEKDGLIDREGINEEVDTFMFEGHDTTASGLTFFFMALANHRNIQDKIVDELKDIFGETKRPITMDDLSKMKYLECCIKESLRMYPPVHFISRNISETTVLSM is encoded by the exons ATGCTCCCTTACTTAATAGGGACTTTAGTACTATtatgtgttataaatattttattaaattataatgaacgaGCTAGATTAATTAAGAAGATTCCTGGACCGAAGGATGATTTTCTCTTTGGAAATGCGCTAACCATTATACGTTCACCAG ttgaaattatgaaaatggGAAGAGAGTTCGCCGCGACATTTGATGGCATCTTCAGACTTTGGATCTTTCCCTACTCAGCCGTGGTTATCTACAATCCCGAAGACGTTGAG ATAGTCATGTCCGGTATGAAGCATAGTGATAAGAGTATCATCTACAGTATTATGAAGCCATGGCTAAGGGATGGACTACTGTTAAGtaaag GTGAAAAATGGCATGACAGAAGAAAAATTCTTACACCGGCTTTTCACTTTAATATACTGAAGCAgtattgtgaaatatttgaaaggAATAGTGAGCGGTTAATAGACAACCTGAAGCGATCCCCGGGCAAAGCCATCGACGTCGTGCCTGTACTCTCAGAATTTACACTTCATTCAATCTGTG aaACATCAATGGGTACTCAGCTTGGCGATGACACCACAGAAGCTAAGTCATACAAAAATGCCATCTACGATTTAGGAAGCATTTTCTATGAACGTTTGGTTAGAATATACCTATACGTAGACTTCCTTTTCTACTTAACGCCATGGGGaaggaaacaaaagaaacatttaaaagctGTTCATAGTTTCACAGAGAATGTTATAGAGCAAAGGAAAGAATACATAGAGAAGAACGGAATCAACTTTAATGAACAGTTAGATGATGATGACTCCTTCGTgtataagaagaagaagaagaccgCTATGCTAGACTTACTCCTATCTGCTGAAAAAGATGGCCTTATCGATAGAGAAGGGATAAACGAAGAAGTGGACACATTTATGTTTGAA GGTCATGACACAACAGCTAGTGGGCTTACGTTTTTCTTCATGGCGCTTGCAAATCATAGAAATATACAG GACAAAATAGTTGATGAATTGAAAGACATCTTCGGCGAAACAAAGCGCCCTATAACGATGGACGACTTGTCTAAGATGAAATACTTAGAATGCTGCATCAAGGAGTCGCTGCGTATGTACCCGCCGGTGCATTTCATCAGCCGCAACATAAGTGAAACTACAGTATTAAGTATGTAA